DNA sequence from the SAR324 cluster bacterium genome:
GTGACCAAAATTTTCGTCGATATGCACTAACAAGGACTCTTCAAAAACTCCAGAATGGCCCTGTCATTCCTAATTCAGCAAACATCGCCTGCGTTGAGTCAACCGAGTGTCTTTCCCAATGTTTTTCTGCTCGCCCAGAGTACCACTGAATCGCTAATTGCTGGCAGGTTTGAAGAGAAATCGTTGCTCCATGATTCTGAGCTGTTCTCTTCAACCAATTCTGCAAGTGTGCTTTCGAACTGAAAGCGAGGATGGTAGCTCAGGTGAAACCAATTTTTTCCCAGAACCGTTTGGCAGGAACAACAAAATGCACAAGCCATTCGGAGGTAATTGGCTGGTTTTTACTGATCAGCAAATCCAAATGATCATTACACTCTCCACACCCACACGGAGTGTGACCTTCGGTGTTTTTGCCCAGGATGGCAGCGATACCGAAGACATCCCAAATTCAATTGCCATAATATTTTTTTTCGTCTATTTGGGCAGTGTAGTTGGTAGGCAAAGCAGAAAACGGATGAGCCATCCAGATCGAGTGGCTACCAGGAGCCAGCGCAATATCGTGTGTAGCTACAAGCCGCTCGAAAGCGCTTTCTATTATATTAATCGGCAGTTGAAATCGTTTTGCAGTTTCTTCTGTCGTCGGTGGTCTCAATGCACTTACGAAGTTTTGATATATGAAGTGCCTCACTTCGGTATCAAACATAGATTCTTTAGCCATGGTGCTACTCCAAGGTTCTCATGTCACATGCTTCCTGGTTTGAAGAGGACATTCTAGCGGGAATTATCTGTAAAGAAACGCAATGAAGGTGGTTTTGATTTGGCGAATGCATGAACTTGCCTGAACACACGTATTTTTCATGAAATCCTGTGATCAGTGTCTCAAAGAAATGAATATCCTGTTTCGAGTACGTGCTTCCACAAGTAAGGAGTGGATCTTTGTGTGTAGGGGATGCTTAGAAATCGTGCGACCCAATAATCTGAACTATCAGTATGGAGGAACGTGGAAGAACCGAAAAAAAAAATGAAGACCCCTTGAACAAGTTGCACCGGAGATTACAGAAAGTGGTACTGCTTCAGCATTGGTCATCTTTCATTTCTCTTCTTCTCATGGGCATCGTATCAATTAGAGAGAAAATGTCTTCCAACAACGCAGTACTCGACCTCAGCTTTATCCCACCATCTTTACCCAGTAGCAATAATTGAAACCCAGTATTTGATACTGCAAACTGTTGGCTCATCTCATCAAACTCCTCCGTCCCTTGAAGCAGATCTATGTGCACAAGATTTCTGTTGGTGAGTGCACAGGTTTTTTCATCAATCTGCTTTTGAAGGGCCAGGAGTTCTGGTTCTTCCAATGATGAGGAGAAGGTAATGATCACACGGTTTTTCCAAAGATGTTCTTTCAGCAGAGTGGCTTGAAGGGGCATGGTGGTCACAGGGTTGATGAGCGTGAGGAGCAAAGTAACGGCTAGACGATGGGACACCACTAGCTCGACCTCATTCAGCCCTCATTTGCAGAAATCTTGTTTTCAACACAAAATCTCCAAACCAGAACCGTTGAGGATTTCATCGGCCTGCAAATCCCAAAGCTCGTACTCATCCAACTCCTCCAGTTCATCTAGTTCCAACACTTTTTGACGTTCCTGATCTTTCTCAAGAATATCGTCAATGCAGATCACCCCCATGTTTCCTCACTGTAAAACAGTTCTATCAAG
Encoded proteins:
- a CDS encoding DUF4174 domain-containing protein — encoded protein: MSHRLAVTLLLTLINPVTTMPLQATLLKEHLWKNRVIITFSSSLEEPELLALQKQIDEKTCALTNRNLVHIDLLQGTEEFDEMSQQFAVSNTGFQLLLLGKDGGIKLRSSTALLEDIFSLIDTMPMRRREMKDDQC